TTGGGAAAGCGCTCGTCGCGAGATGGCGCCTGGCCCCCGGCCTTCACGCGAGCGTCCCGACTACTTCTTGTAAGCGGACACGACCAGGCGCTTGCGGCCCTTGGCGCGGCGGCGGCTGAGCACGTCCTGGCCCGCGCGGGTGGAGTTACGCTTGCGGAACCCGTGGGTACGGTTGCGCTTGATCTTCGACGGCTGGTAGGTGCGCTTGGACACGGCTGGACTCCTGGGATGCTGTGGCGCACACCCCGGAGGCGCACGCCTGATCCAATGAGACGGAGGAAGGCGGCGCTCGTAACCCGATCTCCCACCCAAGTCAACGTCGGATCACCGCTCGCCCTCCCCACCGGGGTCGCCCACCACCCCCCGCCGAACCCCCACCGGGAGTGAAGGGGGACAAGTCCAGGGCTCGGGACGTTCGCCACCCGGCGAAGGGAAGGCGGGTTGCGATCAGAAGGGGGGACTTAAAGGCGCGAAACCCTTGGGTTT
Above is a window of Cystobacter fuscus DNA encoding:
- the rpmH gene encoding 50S ribosomal protein L34, which codes for MSKRTYQPSKIKRNRTHGFRKRNSTRAGQDVLSRRRAKGRKRLVVSAYKK